The Lathyrus oleraceus cultivar Zhongwan6 chromosome 5, CAAS_Psat_ZW6_1.0, whole genome shotgun sequence genome includes the window TATCACTTCATGTTTCTTTTCTATCAGCGGGGTCCAAGATATTTTGATCCTCCAGATAGTAGTTGGGGAGCATGCTATAATTGTGGCGAGGAAGGTCATGCTGCTGTAAACTGTACAGAAGCGAAGCGGATGAAACCTTGCTATGTATGTGGTGGTTTGGGACACGTTGCAAAGCAATGTACTAAGGTATGTTTGCTTGCCTATTGGCTTCCGAAGGTTTAAAAGTGTTTATACTGAGATCTGCTTGATGTTTCTGTAGACGAATTGCTATATCTGTAAGAAAGGTGGCCACCGTGCCAAAGATTGTCCAGAGAAGCACACGTCGGCACGTGTTCCTAAAAGCTTAACGGTGTGCTTGAAGTGTGGGAATTCTGGGCATGATATGTTTTCATGCAGGAATGATTATTCACCGGATGATCTCAAggttgttcttttcttttttgtcATATATGACAAATTTGCTAGAGGTTTTTGGTTTAGTTTTCATTAGAATAGTGCCATACATTGGATATGAATGGCTCAGTCAGTgattcttttctttctttctttcttctgTTTGATTAGGAGATTCAATGTTATCTCTGCAAGACATTTGGCCATTTGTGCTGTGTCAATACTGCTGATGCAATACTGGGAGAAATTTCTTGTTACAAATGTGGTCAGATGGGTCATACTGGTTTGGTAAGTTATATTTAATAAATTATATTGTTATTTACGCGCCTTTCCTAATGTTTTTACAAGGGAGATTTTATCTGTCCTTTTGATCAGTGCCAGATTCCACACAATTACATATTCATAATTTGAGAATAATTtaataaaaactaaaaaatatACTGAAAATCTCTTTCAATCATTACCCTTAAATTTCTTGGTGGCATTTATGGTATAACATTAGGAGTGCATATTGAGAACTATAAGCTGAAGTGCTGAACCCTTGAGAACTTGAAGTTAAATGGGTCATTTTATGCATAACTAATTATATGATATTAATAGTTCACAATTAGATATTCCCTAAAATGAATGGATGCTGCATCATAACTAGCAAGTAGCAAATGCATGTACATCTTGTAATCATCACCAAAATATCTCATTCCATAGAGATATTTAGATATGCTAATTTTTATGTTATAAAATTCCAGCTGGATTGAAGAGAAAAAAGATGTCAAATAATATTAAGCACCCTCTCCACATTTTTACTGTTCCAATGCAGTGATTATCAGTATTCAGAACCATCCTCTTGTAATGTCAAATCTTGccatattttttattttattaaagTATAATGCTGTATTAAAATTACATGACTGTATTACATTAActttattaaaaataatgaatTCGATGAGAGCTGAAACATTGAGGGGTTGAGTTTGAATGTAATTTTCTCAACAATATATTTATGAATAATTTTCAAAACCTTTGACCCAACACATGAAATGCTTCCTTTAAAATAAAACTATTGGCAAATATAAATTTGAGAATCAATTGATGTAGGCATGTTCAAGGTCGCACGGGGAGACTACTGGTGCTGCCACACCTACTTTGTGCTATAGGTGTGGTGAAGAGGGGCATTTTGCCCGAGAATGCACAAGTTCTATCAAGGTACATTTCAAAAATATATCGTAAGGTTACTAAAGTTGTACAGCTGTTTGCcttttattttccattttcatttGTCATAGAATAAGTAGTTTAAGTAGTTTCTTGACTGCTGTGTTTTCTTCGACAGTCCGGGAAGAAGAATAGCGAATCATGGAACACCAAAAGTCGAAGATCCTATAAAGAAAATGATTTCATGGGGCATTGGTCTGCACCTCATGATATGGGTAAGATGCACAAAAAGAGACGGCCTTTTACAGACGAAAGAGGCCTTACACAACCTAAGAAATCAAAGAGTAGAGGTGGCTGGACAAGGGAGCTTCCTTCAGAAGAAAAAAGCTTTTCAACACCTAAGAAATCAAAGAGTCGAGGTGGCTGGACAAGGGAGCTTTCTTTAGAAGAAAGAAGCTTTACAACCCCCAAGAAATCAAAGAGTCGAGGTGGCTGGATAAGGGAGCATTCTACAGAAGAAAGAGTTTTTACAACCCCCAAGAAATCAAAGAGTAGAGGTGGCTGGACAATGGAGCATCCTGCTGAAGAACGTGACTTTAACACTCCCATGAAATTCAAGAGCAGAGGTGGCTGGATGACTGAGCACCCCGGAGATTTCTCTTCTTCCAAGTCCAATAGGAACAGTTGGATGTCTGCGGGGACACCATATGCTAGAAGCACTAATATGCACGCTAGTGGTAGTGGAAGTCGAACTCCAGGTTGGAGTTCCCAATCTTCTAAGGTGTGGAAAGGTCAACATTCCGAAGCCTCAAATTCCGCCTTCCAACATAGATACTCGTCATCAAGGTTTGGCAACTCTAGTGATGATGGATACAGGAGGAGTAATTTGACATCAAGGTTTGGCAATTCTAACGATGATAGGAGAAGTCATTGGTGGTAGCTTTCGCACTGGCGTTCTTTATAGTGCCATCTGTAAATTAATAATATTCAATTTTCCAATGAGTTATTCATTCAATACAATTGTCATAATTAT containing:
- the LOC127083477 gene encoding uncharacterized protein LOC127083477, which produces MGKKEKSKANAREHEQVGEATDNLDGASTPSLVFSSDDDDDEANQDLSLRIVEKALRAREAKLAINDAVLNGVDSSLVSPSQQSEFKVMQSDGVLDGSSGITAWEVMEEKKTTKLMVDSGDSSVIVASDQEVEEIIKTTENRESVDLEASSGQIGDNVVLRKLLRGPRYFDPPDSSWGACYNCGEEGHAAVNCTEAKRMKPCYVCGGLGHVAKQCTKTNCYICKKGGHRAKDCPEKHTSARVPKSLTVCLKCGNSGHDMFSCRNDYSPDDLKEIQCYLCKTFGHLCCVNTADAILGEISCYKCGQMGHTGLACSRSHGETTGAATPTLCYRCGEEGHFARECTSSIKSGKKNSESWNTKSRRSYKENDFMGHWSAPHDMGKMHKKRRPFTDERGLTQPKKSKSRGGWTRELPSEEKSFSTPKKSKSRGGWTRELSLEERSFTTPKKSKSRGGWIREHSTEERVFTTPKKSKSRGGWTMEHPAEERDFNTPMKFKSRGGWMTEHPGDFSSSKSNRNSWMSAGTPYARSTNMHASGSGSRTPGWSSQSSKVWKGQHSEASNSAFQHRYSSSRFGNSSDDGYRRSNLTSRFGNSNDDRRSHWW